Proteins from a single region of Candidatus Binatia bacterium:
- a CDS encoding NAD(P)-dependent oxidoreductase encodes MHVGIAGTGKMGSAIARNLLDRGYQVSAWNIDRDPMEPLVVAGATPFDDVESMVASVDAVVAILWDDDVAREISLGRIIPAARSGQLVIESTTLSPQMYASLAEAAARRGVDFLACPVIGSVDGARTGGLTLYPGGSAQAFERARELLGTMGSTIKFTGSPAASGHLKLASNCVLAVIADSLGELLGILARAGVDRALAVETLVYMLERAATKRQQLQENDTQPRFSASALLKDLLLARAAREGLQVDAPLMDCALAEFGKAIATGVGDEDYITVALALERCLSS; translated from the coding sequence ATGCACGTTGGAATCGCGGGCACGGGAAAGATGGGAAGCGCGATCGCGCGCAACTTGCTCGATCGCGGCTACCAGGTCTCCGCTTGGAACATCGATCGCGATCCGATGGAGCCGCTCGTCGTCGCGGGCGCGACGCCGTTCGATGACGTCGAATCCATGGTAGCCAGCGTGGATGCGGTCGTCGCGATACTCTGGGACGACGACGTCGCGCGGGAAATCTCTCTCGGCCGGATCATTCCGGCCGCGCGCAGCGGCCAGCTCGTGATCGAGTCAACCACGCTCTCGCCGCAGATGTACGCGTCGCTGGCGGAGGCGGCGGCGCGGCGCGGCGTCGACTTTCTCGCGTGTCCGGTCATCGGCAGCGTCGACGGCGCGCGCACGGGCGGGCTGACGCTCTATCCGGGGGGCAGCGCGCAGGCCTTCGAGCGCGCACGGGAACTCCTCGGCACGATGGGTTCTACCATCAAGTTTACCGGTTCGCCCGCGGCCAGCGGCCATCTCAAGCTCGCGAGCAACTGCGTGCTGGCCGTGATCGCCGACTCGCTCGGAGAACTGCTCGGCATTCTGGCGCGAGCCGGCGTCGATCGTGCTCTCGCGGTCGAAACGCTCGTGTACATGCTCGAGCGCGCAGCCACCAAGCGGCAACAACTGCAAGAGAATGACACGCAACCGCGCTTCTCCGCGAGCGCGCTGCTCAAAGACCTGCTTCTGGCTCGCGCCGCCAGGGAAGGACTTCAGGTGGATGCGCCGTTGATGGACTGTGCGCTCGCGGAGTTCGGAAAAGCTATCGCGACGGGCGTGGGTGACGAGGATTACATCACCGTGGCGCTGGCGCTGGAGCGATGCCTCTCTTCATAA
- a CDS encoding DUF2182 domain-containing protein: MAANAAYRYVRFSTIGVLGCAIVAAWAVCVWAEMSGNAAHVHHHALYESGRPFWFAALLVLAAWQLMTAAMMLPSSLGFIRLYAATAGRAPDFPLALILFLGGYFAVWTAFALAAFTGDMQVHRIVDVWPWLAAHATLIPAATLGLAAVYQFTPLKDACLKACRHPAMYLLRHYRRGAFNGLRIGFGHALYCLGCCWALMLVMFAAGVAHLAWMGVLAAIMFVEKATPAGNRVVAPVGAALGVLAAIALLAPAAIPGL; encoded by the coding sequence GTGGCGGCAAACGCCGCGTACCGGTACGTGCGCTTCAGTACGATCGGCGTTCTCGGGTGCGCGATCGTCGCCGCGTGGGCGGTCTGCGTGTGGGCGGAGATGAGCGGCAACGCGGCGCACGTTCATCACCACGCGCTCTATGAAAGCGGGCGGCCGTTTTGGTTTGCCGCGCTCCTCGTGCTGGCAGCGTGGCAGCTCATGACAGCCGCAATGATGCTGCCCTCTTCGCTTGGATTCATCCGCCTGTATGCGGCGACCGCGGGGCGCGCACCCGATTTTCCACTCGCGCTGATCCTTTTCTTAGGCGGCTACTTCGCCGTCTGGACGGCATTTGCGCTCGCGGCATTTACGGGCGATATGCAGGTGCACCGCATCGTCGATGTTTGGCCCTGGCTTGCAGCGCACGCGACGCTGATACCGGCCGCCACGCTCGGCCTTGCCGCAGTCTATCAGTTTACGCCGCTCAAGGACGCCTGCCTCAAGGCGTGTCGTCATCCGGCCATGTATCTGCTGCGCCACTATCGGCGCGGCGCCTTCAACGGGCTGCGCATCGGTTTCGGCCACGCGCTCTATTGCCTCGGCTGCTGCTGGGCGCTGATGCTCGTGATGTTTGCGGCGGGCGTCGCGCACTTGGCCTGGATGGGCGTGCTGGCGGCGATCATGTTCGTCGAGAAGGCGACGCCCGCGGGGAACCGGGTCGTGGCGCCGGTCGGCGCGGCGCTCGGTGTTTTGGCGGCCATCGCGCTCTTGGCTCCCGCGGCGATCCCCGGTTTGTAG
- a CDS encoding DUF1326 domain-containing protein codes for MTQTQPAPKASGKAYTLEGTLIEACSCRTLCRCWIGEDPDGGACDSFLAYHIDKGEINGVDVTGLNYVGVFKIPGNVLTPKSWKRVTYVDARATDEQRAAILDAWHGRLGGPLADLNGLIAEDVAIETMPIEHNTRGGEGTLVVGDKVRATMAPYRSAYGAVTTLRDSIFSTIPGAPAYVAKASEHVVNIPEHGMVWTFKDRNAIQGDFLLEA; via the coding sequence ATGACCCAGACTCAGCCTGCCCCCAAGGCTTCCGGAAAAGCCTACACGCTGGAAGGTACGCTAATCGAAGCATGTTCGTGCCGGACGCTCTGCCGGTGCTGGATCGGCGAGGATCCCGACGGCGGCGCGTGCGATTCGTTCCTCGCGTATCACATCGATAAGGGCGAGATCAACGGCGTAGACGTAACGGGGCTAAACTACGTGGGAGTCTTCAAGATTCCGGGCAACGTTCTTACGCCGAAGAGCTGGAAGCGCGTGACCTATGTGGATGCGCGAGCAACGGACGAACAGCGGGCCGCGATTCTCGACGCCTGGCACGGCCGCTTGGGCGGACCGCTTGCCGACCTCAACGGCTTAATCGCCGAGGACGTCGCGATCGAAACGATGCCGATCGAACACAATACCAGGGGCGGCGAAGGCACGCTCGTCGTCGGCGACAAAGTTCGCGCGACGATGGCCCCGTACCGCAGCGCATACGGGGCGGTCACGACGCTGCGCGACAGCATCTTCAGCACGATACCCGGCGCGCCCGCATACGTTGCGAAAGCCTCGGAACACGTCGTCAACATTCCCGAGCACGGAATGGTCTGGACGTTTAAGGATCGCAACGCTATCCAGGGCGATTTTCTGCTAGAGGCATAA
- the katG gene encoding catalase/peroxidase HPI, which produces MENTIVELSEADQGCPVKHVPLRPRVNIDWFPELLDLSVLHRPSALSDPMGPDFNYASEFKSLDLKAVKADLYALMTTSQDWWPADYGHYGPLLIRMAWHAAGTYRIGDGRGGAGSGDQRFAPLNSWPDNANLDKARLLLWPVKQKYGRKISWADLMVLAGNCALESMGFKTFGFGGGRVDAWEPDESTYWGPEEVWLEDKRYTGERDLEPPLAAVQMGLIYVNPEGPNGNPDPLAAAIDIRETFARMAMNDEETVALIAGGHTFGKTHGAADPRQYVGLAPAGAPIEEQNLGWRNTFGTGSGDDTITSGLEGAWTQTPTRWSNLYFDNLFNYEWELTKSPAGAYQWKPKGGAANGSVPDAHDTSKSHAPTMLTTDLSLKVDPIYAPISKRFHENPQELADAFAKAWYKLTHRDMGPISRYLGPEVPAEPQIWQDPVPAADHPLIDDRDAEELKRRILASGLTVSQLVTTAWAAASTFRGTDKRGGANGARIRLAPQKDWAVNQPAELAKVLETLEKVCAGFNASLSGSKKVSLADVIVLGGGAAIEQAAKSAGHDVKVRFSPGRTDATQQNTDPESFAVLEPFADGFRNYLGRNRSRSPEQQLVDRAQLLTLTAPEMTALVGGLRVLGANAGGSKHGVFTKRPGTLTNDFFVNLLDLRTKWQPVRGFTYEGLDRRTGDVSWTGTNCDLIFGSNSQLRAIGEVYAVEGDHFVRDFVAAWEKVMNLDRYDLAVTA; this is translated from the coding sequence ATGGAAAACACGATCGTCGAGCTGTCGGAAGCTGACCAAGGCTGTCCCGTAAAACACGTACCGCTCCGCCCGCGAGTCAACATCGATTGGTTCCCCGAGTTATTGGACCTATCGGTGCTGCACCGGCCGTCCGCGCTGTCCGACCCGATGGGCCCCGATTTCAACTATGCCAGCGAGTTCAAGAGTCTCGACCTCAAGGCGGTCAAGGCGGATCTCTACGCGTTGATGACGACGTCGCAGGACTGGTGGCCGGCCGACTACGGTCACTACGGGCCGCTCCTCATTCGTATGGCCTGGCACGCGGCGGGGACCTACCGCATCGGCGACGGCCGCGGCGGAGCGGGTTCGGGCGATCAGCGCTTCGCGCCGCTGAACAGCTGGCCCGACAACGCGAACCTCGACAAAGCCCGACTGCTGCTGTGGCCCGTCAAGCAGAAGTACGGCCGGAAGATCTCGTGGGCCGACCTGATGGTCTTGGCCGGAAACTGCGCGTTGGAATCGATGGGATTCAAGACGTTTGGGTTCGGCGGCGGCCGCGTGGACGCGTGGGAACCGGATGAAAGCACCTACTGGGGTCCGGAGGAAGTATGGCTCGAGGACAAGCGCTACACCGGTGAGCGCGATCTCGAACCGCCGCTCGCGGCGGTACAGATGGGCCTGATCTACGTGAACCCGGAAGGCCCCAACGGAAACCCCGACCCGCTCGCCGCCGCGATCGACATTCGCGAGACGTTCGCCCGTATGGCGATGAACGACGAAGAGACCGTCGCGCTCATCGCGGGCGGACATACGTTCGGAAAAACGCACGGCGCCGCCGATCCGAGGCAGTACGTCGGCCTCGCGCCGGCCGGCGCTCCGATCGAAGAGCAGAACCTCGGCTGGCGCAATACGTTCGGCACCGGCAGCGGCGACGACACGATCACGAGCGGCCTCGAGGGCGCCTGGACCCAGACTCCCACGCGCTGGAGCAACCTGTATTTCGACAACCTCTTCAACTACGAGTGGGAGCTGACGAAGAGTCCCGCCGGCGCGTATCAGTGGAAGCCGAAGGGCGGCGCGGCCAACGGCAGCGTCCCCGACGCGCACGACACGTCGAAGTCGCATGCGCCGACGATGCTCACGACGGACCTCTCGTTGAAAGTCGATCCGATCTACGCGCCGATCTCGAAGCGCTTCCACGAGAATCCGCAAGAGCTCGCGGACGCATTTGCCAAGGCGTGGTACAAGTTGACGCACCGCGACATGGGCCCGATCTCGCGCTACCTCGGTCCGGAGGTACCGGCCGAGCCGCAGATCTGGCAAGACCCGGTGCCCGCGGCCGATCATCCGCTGATCGACGATCGCGACGCCGAGGAACTCAAACGCCGGATCCTCGCTTCGGGACTCACGGTTTCGCAGCTGGTCACGACCGCGTGGGCGGCCGCGTCGACGTTCCGCGGAACGGACAAGCGCGGCGGCGCGAACGGCGCGCGCATTCGCCTCGCGCCGCAGAAGGACTGGGCCGTCAATCAGCCCGCCGAGCTGGCTAAGGTGCTCGAGACGCTCGAGAAGGTTTGCGCCGGCTTCAACGCCTCGCTTTCCGGCAGCAAGAAGGTCTCGCTGGCCGACGTCATCGTTCTCGGCGGCGGTGCGGCGATCGAACAGGCCGCGAAGAGCGCCGGTCACGACGTCAAGGTGAGATTCTCACCGGGACGCACGGATGCAACGCAGCAGAATACCGACCCCGAATCGTTCGCCGTGTTGGAGCCGTTCGCCGACGGGTTCCGCAATTATCTGGGCCGGAATCGCTCGCGTTCGCCCGAGCAGCAGCTCGTCGATCGCGCGCAGCTGCTCACGTTGACCGCTCCCGAGATGACGGCGCTCGTCGGCGGCCTGCGGGTCCTCGGCGCCAACGCCGGAGGGTCAAAGCACGGCGTCTTCACGAAGCGCCCGGGCACGCTGACGAACGACTTCTTCGTGAACCTGCTCGACTTGCGGACCAAGTGGCAGCCGGTCCGCGGATTCACCTACGAGGGCCTCGACCGGCGCACCGGCGACGTCTCCTGGACCGGCACGAACTGCGACCTCATCTTCGGCTCGAACTCGCAGCTCCGCGCGATTGGCGAGGTCTACGCCGTCGAGGGCGATCACTTCGTCCGCGACTTCGTGGCCGCGTGGGAAAAGGTCATGAACCTCGATCGGTACGACCTGGCCGTGACGGCGTAG
- a CDS encoding transcriptional repressor, with amino-acid sequence MRRIPLQTPAVKLPKNYQLIYEIVEESGLGRHLTPSEIYAKALRRQPGIGFSTVYRGLERLRVLGLVSELNVPGIDAATYEPAGPRHAHFRCSKCGEIEDVPYAIPARTIKALALQHGFEIESERVTFEGRCTACSAA; translated from the coding sequence ATGCGCAGGATACCGCTGCAAACGCCCGCCGTCAAGCTGCCGAAAAACTATCAGCTCATCTACGAGATCGTCGAAGAGAGCGGGCTGGGCCGCCACCTCACGCCCTCCGAGATCTACGCCAAGGCGCTGCGGCGGCAGCCGGGCATCGGATTCTCGACGGTCTATCGCGGCCTCGAACGCCTGCGCGTCCTCGGCTTAGTGTCCGAGCTCAACGTCCCCGGCATCGACGCCGCGACGTACGAGCCGGCTGGACCGCGGCACGCCCACTTCCGCTGCAGCAAGTGCGGAGAGATCGAAGACGTACCCTACGCGATTCCCGCGCGAACGATCAAAGCGCTCGCGCTGCAGCACGGCTTCGAGATCGAAAGCGAACGCGTGACATTCGAGGGCCGCTGCACGGCCTGCAGTGCAGCCTGA
- a CDS encoding lipocalin-like domain-containing protein, which yields MRERLIGAWRLVSWDWRDEAGKVDSPLGDDPIGQLMYDGSGSVSAQLMRPNQPRFVDDDWRRAQPAERAAAWLGYFCYFGTYTLDEAAGTVTHRVEGSSFPNLVGTDQLRYFTLAENRLSLTAQTPWGRVTLVWEKI from the coding sequence GTGCGCGAACGCCTGATTGGAGCCTGGCGCCTTGTCTCATGGGATTGGCGCGACGAAGCGGGAAAGGTGGATTCCCCTCTCGGCGACGATCCCATCGGTCAACTGATGTATGACGGCTCCGGCAGCGTTTCGGCGCAACTCATGCGCCCGAACCAGCCACGTTTTGTCGATGACGATTGGCGTCGCGCTCAACCCGCGGAAAGAGCGGCGGCATGGCTCGGCTACTTTTGTTACTTCGGAACCTACACGCTCGACGAAGCCGCCGGCACCGTCACCCATCGCGTCGAGGGAAGCTCGTTCCCAAATCTCGTCGGCACCGACCAGCTCCGCTACTTCACGCTGGCTGAGAATCGCCTCTCGCTGACCGCTCAAACGCCTTGGGGCCGAGTGACGCTCGTGTGGGAAAAGATTTGA
- a CDS encoding vanadium-dependent haloperoxidase, which produces MLLPSGGALAAGKTAESGRPARDRRDLALAIREQTALAHYRHGRVTNRANGDELRYTDKRASFSKTLPHDDLGEVDPAAFSRFVAIVERGNPAEFEQVPRDALAVERLNDPQATYAYDFTATDSHATTMAAPPTFASAAMGAEMGELYWHALTIDVPFVAFDTNPLIAAAVSDLNSFSKPPWVRSLSAAALFRCLFAGAVNGPFVSQFLWLDVPYGPTVIVQRYRVPVPAQRFLTQPDEWLACQRGAAMKNKITYAEQRWAANNADLAAYVHRDFSFQAFMNAALISMSYGPAALSPTNPYRSSRTQFGDITFGNKMFLTLIAQAAIVAQKTSYYHKWLVHRRLRPEMMGGRIAFEVTGRKSYGIHPDILRSDGVARTKSLQGTAFLPIAYPEGCPTHPSYPAAHACNAGACATMLKAFFDESFVIPNAVAANAAGDALLPWREGELTLGGEFDKLACNIAFARHAAGVHYRSDSMAGLLAGEQQGLSLLSDYSRTFNERFAGFELTTFGGRRVRIQNGEVEVQ; this is translated from the coding sequence ATGCTTCTTCCATCGGGCGGCGCGCTCGCCGCAGGAAAGACGGCCGAATCGGGACGCCCGGCTCGCGATCGTCGCGACTTGGCGCTCGCGATTCGGGAGCAGACGGCGCTGGCGCACTACCGGCACGGACGCGTGACCAATCGCGCAAACGGGGACGAGCTGCGGTACACTGACAAGCGTGCCAGCTTTTCGAAGACATTACCGCACGACGATCTCGGCGAAGTGGATCCCGCGGCGTTCTCGCGGTTCGTCGCCATCGTCGAACGCGGCAATCCCGCGGAATTCGAACAGGTGCCGCGCGACGCACTCGCGGTCGAGCGGCTCAACGATCCGCAAGCGACGTACGCATACGATTTCACCGCCACCGACAGCCACGCGACGACGATGGCGGCTCCGCCAACGTTCGCTAGCGCCGCCATGGGCGCCGAGATGGGGGAGCTGTACTGGCACGCTTTGACGATCGACGTGCCCTTTGTGGCGTTCGATACAAATCCGCTGATCGCGGCGGCCGTGTCGGATCTCAATTCGTTCTCCAAGCCGCCATGGGTTCGTTCGCTGAGCGCGGCGGCGCTCTTTCGCTGTCTCTTCGCCGGCGCTGTGAACGGGCCGTTCGTGAGCCAATTCCTGTGGCTCGACGTGCCGTACGGCCCCACGGTAATCGTGCAGCGATATCGCGTTCCCGTGCCCGCGCAAAGATTCCTCACGCAGCCAGACGAGTGGCTTGCGTGCCAACGCGGGGCAGCGATGAAGAACAAGATCACCTATGCGGAGCAGCGCTGGGCCGCGAATAACGCGGATCTGGCCGCATACGTGCATCGTGACTTCAGCTTTCAAGCGTTTATGAACGCCGCGCTGATCTCGATGTCATACGGTCCCGCGGCGCTGTCGCCGACAAATCCGTATCGCTCGTCGAGAACCCAGTTCGGCGACATTACATTCGGCAACAAGATGTTTCTCACGCTCATTGCCCAGGCGGCCATCGTGGCGCAAAAGACGTCGTACTATCACAAGTGGCTCGTCCATCGCCGGCTGCGCCCCGAAATGATGGGCGGACGAATTGCGTTTGAGGTCACGGGGCGCAAGAGCTACGGAATCCATCCGGATATCCTGCGGTCCGATGGCGTCGCCCGGACGAAATCGCTGCAGGGCACGGCGTTCCTGCCGATCGCGTACCCGGAGGGTTGCCCCACGCATCCGTCTTATCCCGCCGCGCACGCCTGCAACGCCGGTGCGTGCGCCACGATGCTCAAGGCATTCTTCGACGAAAGCTTCGTCATCCCCAACGCCGTCGCTGCGAATGCGGCCGGCGACGCTTTGCTGCCTTGGCGCGAGGGCGAGCTGACGCTGGGCGGGGAGTTCGACAAACTGGCCTGCAACATCGCCTTCGCGCGACACGCGGCGGGGGTCCACTACCGATCCGACAGCATGGCCGGACTACTCGCGGGCGAGCAACAAGGACTTTCGCTGCTGAGCGACTATAGCCGCACGTTCAACGAGCGCTTTGCCGGCTTCGAGCTCACGACGTTCGGCGGCCGGCGCGTACGCATCCAAAACGGCGAAGTCGAGGTGCAATGA
- a CDS encoding choice-of-anchor tandem repeat GloVer-containing protein encodes MGSLSRTLGVASAPHYAVLYRFQGTPDGAVANGGLIAYNGMLYGTTLAGSKNFCARSCFGNGNLCWEGCGIVFSVDASGNEKIVYDFRGDLNGASDGSWPYAGLTQYKSRLYGTTSSGGRSGHGTVYVIDTSGHERVIHNFRGDRDRTADGAYPVAPVIVIKNRLYGTTAKGGTVACGGIGCGTIYSLTPTGKRRWLYRFGGASKGDGAVAFPGLVALNGELYGATYEGGRRGGQCGSSGCGTIYEVTLDGQEKVVHRFAGGAEGSVPNGLVAVNGALYGTTLTEGANNEGTFFSFTPPFRLKTLYSFQGKPDAASPSGPLIYSNGNFYGVSQSGGTGGGGGSVFGLGTVFEVSQSGSERVLYSFRGRNQGSLPQAPLYMFNGILYGTTAYGGGSGCHRNGCGTVFSLTP; translated from the coding sequence GTGGGCTCGCTTTCTCGCACCTTGGGTGTGGCGTCGGCGCCGCATTACGCCGTGCTCTACCGCTTCCAAGGAACGCCGGACGGCGCGGTGGCCAACGGCGGGCTCATCGCCTACAACGGGATGCTGTACGGAACGACGCTCGCCGGCTCCAAAAACTTCTGCGCGCGCTCCTGTTTCGGGAACGGAAACCTTTGCTGGGAAGGCTGCGGTATCGTCTTCTCGGTGGACGCCTCCGGCAATGAAAAGATCGTCTACGATTTTCGGGGCGATCTCAACGGCGCGAGCGACGGCTCGTGGCCCTACGCCGGCCTGACTCAGTACAAGAGTAGGCTGTACGGCACGACGTCCAGCGGGGGCCGGTCTGGACACGGCACCGTGTACGTCATCGACACGTCGGGACACGAGCGCGTGATCCACAACTTCAGGGGCGACAGGGATCGCACGGCCGACGGAGCGTACCCGGTCGCTCCCGTGATCGTCATAAAGAACCGGCTCTACGGCACGACCGCCAAAGGCGGCACGGTGGCGTGCGGCGGCATCGGATGCGGCACGATCTATTCGCTGACGCCGACCGGCAAAAGGCGCTGGCTCTACCGCTTCGGAGGCGCGAGCAAAGGCGACGGCGCCGTAGCGTTTCCAGGGCTCGTCGCGTTGAACGGCGAGCTCTACGGTGCGACGTACGAAGGCGGCCGCCGCGGTGGGCAGTGCGGGAGCTCCGGCTGCGGCACAATCTATGAAGTGACCCTCGACGGTCAGGAAAAAGTCGTGCACCGCTTCGCAGGCGGCGCGGAGGGTTCGGTTCCCAATGGACTCGTCGCCGTCAACGGCGCGCTCTACGGCACTACGTTGACCGAGGGCGCGAATAACGAGGGCACCTTTTTCTCGTTCACGCCTCCGTTCAGGCTGAAAACGCTCTATAGCTTCCAAGGCAAACCCGACGCCGCTTCGCCCTCAGGACCGTTGATTTACTCTAATGGCAACTTTTACGGCGTTTCGCAATCCGGCGGAACGGGCGGCGGCGGCGGCAGCGTGTTCGGCCTCGGCACGGTATTCGAAGTCTCCCAGTCCGGCAGCGAGAGAGTGCTCTACAGTTTCCGCGGGCGTAACCAGGGAAGTCTTCCGCAGGCGCCATTGTACATGTTCAACGGCATCCTCTACGGCACGACCGCATACGGGGGCGGCAGCGGCTGCCACAGAAACGGCTGCGGAACGGTCTTCAGCCTGACGCCGTAA
- a CDS encoding zinc-binding alcohol dehydrogenase family protein, which translates to MKALRIDRTGSLDVLSVRDVPEPVADQDAVRIRVEAAGVNPSDVGIALGRFPQLVLPRTLGRDFAGTVVDGPPNLAGKPVWGTGGGELGLTRDGAHAEMLVVPAGAVASRPSHLSAEGAAAMGTPFLTAWSSLVDLGRLRSGEWVIISGAAGSVGTASVQIAKALGARPIALVQSSDDVSELATIGVEAIVRSDRDDLAARVNELTGGSGAQLATNAVGAPIFASLFDALGKDGRMVIFSAAAGKMAELDLFMFYRKRLTFCGLDTASFPLHRVGQILSRIDPYIESGQLREPKVAYTYPLDRARKAYDRVHDGAQGKVVIVP; encoded by the coding sequence ATGAAAGCACTTCGAATCGACCGCACGGGATCGCTCGACGTTCTGAGTGTGCGCGACGTCCCCGAACCGGTGGCCGACCAAGACGCAGTGCGCATCAGAGTCGAGGCGGCCGGCGTCAATCCAAGCGACGTCGGCATCGCGCTGGGCCGATTCCCGCAGCTCGTGTTGCCGCGCACGCTCGGGCGCGACTTCGCGGGAACCGTCGTCGACGGACCGCCGAACCTCGCCGGCAAGCCCGTGTGGGGCACGGGCGGCGGTGAGCTGGGTCTCACGCGCGACGGCGCGCACGCCGAAATGCTCGTCGTCCCGGCCGGCGCCGTCGCATCGCGACCGTCGCATCTCTCTGCGGAAGGCGCCGCCGCGATGGGCACGCCGTTTCTGACCGCGTGGAGTTCGCTCGTGGACCTCGGCCGGTTGAGATCAGGGGAGTGGGTCATCATATCCGGGGCCGCCGGCTCGGTCGGCACGGCCTCGGTGCAGATCGCCAAGGCGCTCGGGGCGCGTCCGATCGCGCTGGTACAATCGAGCGACGACGTGTCCGAGCTCGCGACGATCGGCGTCGAGGCCATCGTGCGTTCCGACCGCGACGACCTCGCCGCGCGCGTGAACGAGTTAACAGGCGGCTCCGGCGCCCAGCTTGCGACCAACGCCGTCGGCGCGCCGATCTTCGCGTCGCTTTTCGACGCGCTCGGCAAAGACGGCCGCATGGTGATCTTCTCGGCCGCGGCGGGTAAAATGGCTGAACTCGACCTGTTCATGTTTTACCGGAAACGCCTGACGTTTTGCGGCCTCGACACGGCCTCGTTTCCACTCCACCGGGTGGGCCAAATCCTCAGCCGGATCGATCCCTACATCGAGTCGGGACAGCTGCGCGAGCCGAAGGTGGCATATACGTATCCATTGGACCGAGCGCGCAAGGCGTACGACCGCGTCCACGATGGCGCCCAAGGTAAAGTCGTGATCGTACCGTAA
- a CDS encoding sulfite oxidase-like oxidoreductase, which produces MDDRNETPIVSRGFVGRRRAENASLPPGQYLTEDFPVLSAGPTPKIALDDWQFTLTTEDGAARKWNWKEFRALPSVSITTDIHCVTRWSKLATAWEGVSLDTLLDGVTTAATFAMAQSYGGYTTNLPLADLRGAKAWIAFRFGGENLAPEHGGPARLLVPHLYLWKSAKWIRGITLMLQDRPGFWESLGYNNYGDPWREQRYWGD; this is translated from the coding sequence TTGGATGACCGGAACGAGACGCCGATCGTCTCGCGTGGCTTCGTCGGACGGCGCCGCGCGGAAAACGCGAGTTTGCCGCCGGGACAGTATCTGACGGAAGACTTTCCCGTGCTGTCCGCGGGTCCGACGCCGAAGATCGCCCTCGACGATTGGCAGTTTACGCTGACGACGGAAGACGGCGCAGCGCGCAAGTGGAATTGGAAAGAGTTTCGCGCGCTGCCGAGCGTTTCCATCACGACTGACATTCACTGCGTCACACGCTGGTCGAAGCTCGCAACCGCCTGGGAAGGAGTATCGCTCGACACTCTGCTCGACGGCGTTACGACGGCCGCTACCTTTGCGATGGCGCAATCGTACGGAGGGTACACGACCAATCTTCCCCTCGCGGATCTGCGCGGCGCCAAGGCGTGGATCGCGTTTCGGTTTGGCGGCGAGAATCTCGCTCCCGAGCACGGCGGGCCGGCTCGATTGCTGGTTCCGCATCTATATCTCTGGAAGAGCGCGAAGTGGATACGCGGGATCACGTTGATGCTCCAGGATCGACCTGGATTCTGGGAGAGCCTCGGCTATAACAACTACGGGGATCCATGGCGGGAACAACGCTACTGGGGCGACTAG
- a CDS encoding ferredoxin reductase, with product MAGTTLLGRLAWYVAAVIEAHEETQTARTLVLDVPGWPGHNAGQHVDVRLRAEDGYAAVRSYSIASAAQDARVALTVEELTDGEVSPYLVRTVAPGDRLEIRGPVGGWFVWRPAFIEPVQLIAGGSGLVPLMAMIRTRSAAGLRTPFRLIYSVRSPQSAIYAAELRQRALEDQGLTIAYAYTRVTPPGWPAPPKRVDAALLSEAAFSSAQAPACYVCGPTAFVEAVAALLEQAGHDPQRIKTERFGPTGGTS from the coding sequence ATGGCGGGAACAACGCTACTGGGGCGACTAGCCTGGTACGTCGCTGCCGTCATCGAGGCTCACGAAGAGACCCAAACCGCGCGAACGCTGGTGCTCGACGTTCCGGGCTGGCCGGGTCACAACGCCGGTCAACACGTCGACGTTCGACTGCGCGCCGAAGACGGCTACGCAGCGGTGCGCTCGTACTCGATTGCAAGCGCGGCACAAGACGCGCGAGTCGCGCTGACCGTCGAGGAGCTCACCGACGGCGAGGTCTCCCCGTACCTGGTTCGCACCGTCGCGCCCGGGGATCGCCTGGAGATTCGCGGACCCGTCGGCGGCTGGTTCGTGTGGCGCCCGGCGTTCATCGAGCCCGTACAGCTCATCGCCGGCGGCTCGGGCCTGGTGCCGCTGATGGCGATGATTCGCACGCGCTCCGCGGCCGGTCTTCGCACGCCCTTCCGCTTGATCTATTCGGTTCGCTCCCCGCAATCGGCGATCTATGCGGCGGAACTGCGCCAACGCGCGCTGGAGGATCAAGGCTTGACGATTGCCTACGCGTACACGCGCGTCACGCCGCCGGGCTGGCCGGCACCGCCGAAACGCGTCGACGCAGCCCTGCTCTCCGAGGCGGCCTTCTCGAGCGCGCAGGCTCCGGCATGCTACGTCTGCGGGCCGACCGCGTTCGTCGAAGCCGTGGCCGCGCTCCTCGAGCAGGCTGGACACGATCCACAACGCATCAAGACCGAGCGCTTCGGCCCTACGGGAGGCACATCATGA